A genomic window from Companilactobacillus alimentarius DSM 20249 includes:
- the rpsN gene encoding 30S ribosomal protein S14 — protein sequence MAKKSKIAKNKRQVELVERYAKLRKELKAQGDYIGLSKLPRDSSPIRIKNRDSLDGRPHAYMRKFGMSRLNFRKLAHEGKIPGVQKASW from the coding sequence ATGGCTAAAAAATCAAAAATTGCAAAGAATAAACGACAAGTAGAATTGGTTGAACGATATGCCAAATTACGTAAAGAATTGAAAGCACAAGGGGACTACATTGGTTTATCAAAATTACCAAGAGATTCAAGTCCAATTAGAATCAAGAATCGTGATTCATTAGATGGACGTCCGCATGCTTATATGCGTAAGTTTGGAATGTCACGTTTGAATTTTCGAAAGTTAGCTCATGAAGGTAAGATCCCTGGCGTTCAAAAAGCTAGCTGGTAA
- a CDS encoding YisL family protein yields MVWLWTHLITWIVMAIMILLALFTNSHTKIYEMITRVGYLVIIGTGIKLGIRAWSVEPVLLIIKVLVALAFIALVEIAFAKKDQKQLSKSLIWSVIVLCLVVAVLGFALAGWYPFIQH; encoded by the coding sequence ATGGTTTGGTTATGGACACATTTAATAACATGGATCGTAATGGCAATTATGATTCTATTAGCGCTTTTTACTAATTCACATACAAAAATTTATGAAATGATTACACGTGTTGGTTATCTTGTAATTATTGGTACAGGAATTAAATTGGGAATTCGGGCATGGTCGGTTGAACCAGTGTTACTTATTATTAAAGTATTGGTAGCTTTGGCATTTATAGCTTTAGTTGAAATTGCCTTTGCTAAGAAAGATCAAAAACAGTTATCTAAATCTTTGATTTGGTCAGTAATAGTTCTTTGCTTGGTAGTCGCTGTTTTAGGGTTTGCCTTGGCAGGATGGTATCCATTTATTCAACATTAA
- a CDS encoding macro domain-containing protein gives MSKVTIIRADIADLPFRVDAIVNAANSALIPGGGVDGALNARAGANLKKDMLAFHGTPTGTAVFTKAYNLKTDYVIHAVGPRYIDGHSGEEALLTSDYKSIMLWAKRLKLWTIAVPFLSTGVYGYPLYEAIWIAIETIKKADVDTEAFLVAYDSRTEDIAKSILEQN, from the coding sequence TTGTCTAAAGTTACAATTATTCGAGCTGATATTGCTGATTTACCTTTTCGTGTGGATGCGATTGTTAACGCAGCCAATAGTGCTTTGATTCCCGGAGGTGGGGTCGATGGTGCTTTAAATGCTAGGGCAGGTGCCAATTTAAAGAAGGATATGTTAGCTTTTCACGGAACTCCTACTGGGACTGCAGTATTTACCAAAGCTTATAATTTGAAGACTGATTACGTCATTCATGCTGTGGGTCCCAGATATATTGATGGTCATTCTGGAGAAGAAGCCTTGTTGACCAGTGACTATAAGTCGATCATGCTCTGGGCTAAAAGATTAAAACTTTGGACGATTGCGGTTCCTTTTTTGAGTACTGGAGTTTATGGTTATCCTTTGTACGAGGCTATTTGGATAGCTATTGAGACAATAAAGAAAGCCGATGTTGACACAGAAGCCTTTTTAGTTGCTTATGACAGTAGGACTGAGGATATTGCCAAAAGTATCTTGGAACAGAATTAA
- a CDS encoding putative metal homeostasis protein: protein MEKVALATAYRQLKSPNIKTRKRALRVIKEAKRFA, encoded by the coding sequence ATGGAAAAAGTAGCATTAGCAACTGCTTATAGACAGTTGAAAAGTCCTAATATCAAAACACGCAAACGTGCTTTAAGAGTTATCAAAGAAGCTAAAAGGTTTGCATAA
- a CDS encoding YdcF family protein, with product MNTLVPYMNVLQKISTYWGAVTVVMLIIFLFMWLKEPRRLINGITFSIFFFSFLAELAVLIFSTGNLPFVTVMGIIFLLILGIISLVLISMWALLLWNAIIVWKHESHTLSNMLTLLLGIFLIVLWFVNGLLAGHSQFLPNWFNTLISGLPVIGAYLILCSYNFLVNVLLYQFFPRGYKANYLIVLGAGLINGDTVSKLLGNRIDAAIKFANKQIEKGHPAPKIVFSGGQGADEKLSEAKAMANYAIDHGWDKDLIILEDKSKNTLQNMQFSKSLIEEDSSGNKVYTKFFSNNYHIFRAGLYAKMAGLAANGIGAPTRLYFLPNALIREFVAVLLMNKKRHIIMISIILFFILLMVAITIYTDIVAK from the coding sequence ATGAATACACTTGTTCCATATATGAATGTTCTACAAAAAATTTCGACTTATTGGGGTGCTGTCACAGTCGTCATGTTAATTATTTTCCTTTTCATGTGGTTAAAAGAACCACGACGTTTAATCAACGGTATTACTTTTTCGATTTTTTTCTTTAGCTTTCTAGCAGAATTAGCCGTTTTGATTTTTAGTACCGGTAATTTACCATTCGTTACCGTGATGGGGATTATCTTCCTACTAATATTGGGGATAATCTCTTTAGTCCTGATATCTATGTGGGCTTTACTGTTATGGAATGCCATAATCGTTTGGAAACATGAGAGCCATACTTTATCAAATATGCTTACTTTGTTACTAGGAATTTTTTTGATTGTACTGTGGTTTGTAAATGGACTTCTAGCTGGACATTCACAATTTTTACCTAATTGGTTCAATACTTTAATTTCCGGTTTACCAGTCATCGGTGCTTATTTAATACTTTGCTCGTACAATTTCTTGGTAAACGTCTTGTTGTATCAATTCTTCCCTAGAGGATATAAAGCTAATTATTTGATTGTTTTGGGAGCAGGATTAATCAATGGCGACACTGTTTCCAAATTATTGGGCAATCGAATTGATGCAGCAATTAAATTTGCTAATAAACAAATCGAAAAAGGACACCCAGCTCCCAAAATTGTCTTTTCTGGTGGTCAGGGAGCTGACGAAAAACTCTCTGAAGCAAAAGCCATGGCAAATTATGCGATTGATCATGGTTGGGATAAAGATTTAATTATCTTGGAAGATAAATCTAAGAATACTCTTCAAAATATGCAATTTTCTAAATCTCTGATTGAAGAGGATTCAAGTGGCAATAAGGTTTATACAAAATTTTTCAGCAATAATTACCACATCTTTCGAGCTGGTCTCTATGCCAAAATGGCTGGTCTAGCCGCCAATGGAATCGGAGCACCAACCAGACTTTACTTTTTACCTAATGCTTTGATTAGAGAATTTGTTGCAGTTCTACTGATGAACAAAAAGCGGCACATCATTATGATCTCGATTATTCTCTTCTTTATCTTACTGATGGTTGCAATTACAATTTATACAGATATTGTTGCAAAATAA
- a CDS encoding ABC transporter ATP-binding protein: MQNEITMTKSLSQKSKKFKFKDFLHLINSVNPKKSLFILGMLLSLVTSGASLIVPQLTKNLVDTSGLSKIDSKMLIVLILAFVIQLGFGTIGGYILRYVGESSVKNLREKLWAHLLKLPVTYFDDHKSGESSSRLVNDTSVIKDLFTSQFPNFITGAIQLIGSMFILFFMDWKMASLMFGVVPIIVLILLPIGKIMSRLGRKLQAATADFNADASEKLSEIRLIKSSNGENFEQVTGGNFITKIFRVGIKDAKVEAVLQPIMTTVMLGIFVGILGYGAVRIQQGTLSSGSLVAFLLYLFNIITPIASFATFFSQVQKAMGSTERIQEILTTEPENTATGQEIDVQGQTVIAQNLNFSYDDHHQILNDVSFEAKPNTVIAFAGPSGGGKSTIFSLLERFYQPDSGKILIGEDDISQIDLSNWRSQIGYVSQDSAVFAGSIRDNLQYGLDQELTDEQLWNGLSLAYADGFVKEFPEQLETQIGERGVKLSGGQKQRIAIARAFLRNPKILMLDEATASLDSESEEKVQRALDQLMIGRTTLVIAHRLSTIVDADQIYFVEQGHITGHGTHKELMQNHKLYAQYVNEQMVN, translated from the coding sequence ATGCAAAATGAAATAACGATGACAAAATCCCTTTCCCAGAAATCTAAAAAATTTAAATTTAAGGATTTTCTTCATCTAATCAACAGCGTTAATCCTAAAAAATCACTTTTTATTTTAGGAATGCTATTGAGCCTTGTCACCAGTGGAGCTAGCTTGATTGTTCCTCAATTAACCAAAAATTTAGTTGATACTAGCGGCTTGTCAAAAATTGACAGTAAAATGCTTATCGTTTTAATTCTCGCTTTTGTAATTCAATTAGGTTTTGGAACGATTGGCGGCTATATCTTACGATACGTAGGTGAAAGCTCTGTAAAGAACCTTCGTGAAAAATTATGGGCCCACCTTTTGAAATTACCTGTTACCTATTTCGATGATCATAAATCAGGCGAAAGCAGTTCACGATTGGTCAATGATACCAGTGTTATCAAAGATCTTTTTACCTCTCAATTTCCCAATTTCATCACCGGAGCCATCCAATTAATTGGTTCAATGTTTATCCTCTTTTTCATGGATTGGAAAATGGCTTCATTGATGTTTGGCGTAGTACCAATTATCGTTTTAATCTTATTGCCAATTGGAAAAATTATGTCTCGCTTAGGACGCAAACTCCAAGCAGCTACCGCTGACTTCAATGCTGATGCCAGTGAGAAATTATCAGAGATTCGCTTAATCAAATCTAGCAATGGTGAAAACTTTGAACAGGTAACTGGCGGAAATTTCATCACTAAGATTTTTAGAGTTGGTATCAAAGACGCCAAAGTCGAGGCCGTCTTGCAACCTATTATGACGACTGTCATGTTAGGAATCTTTGTCGGTATTCTAGGTTATGGGGCAGTGAGAATTCAGCAAGGAACCCTTTCTAGTGGCTCTTTAGTGGCTTTTTTACTCTATCTCTTCAACATCATTACTCCAATCGCTAGTTTTGCTACTTTCTTTTCTCAAGTTCAAAAAGCCATGGGATCAACTGAAAGAATCCAAGAAATTCTTACGACCGAACCTGAGAATACAGCAACCGGTCAAGAAATCGACGTTCAAGGACAGACCGTCATAGCCCAGAATTTGAATTTCAGTTATGACGATCATCATCAGATTTTGAATGATGTCTCCTTTGAAGCCAAGCCCAATACGGTCATTGCATTTGCAGGCCCTAGTGGTGGTGGTAAATCAACTATCTTCTCTTTACTGGAAAGATTCTACCAACCTGACAGTGGAAAAATTTTAATCGGTGAAGATGATATTTCACAAATAGATCTAAGCAATTGGCGCTCCCAAATTGGTTACGTTTCACAAGATAGTGCTGTTTTTGCTGGTAGTATCCGTGACAATTTACAGTATGGTTTAGATCAAGAATTGACTGACGAACAACTCTGGAACGGATTGTCTTTGGCTTATGCCGATGGTTTCGTAAAAGAATTCCCTGAACAATTAGAAACACAAATTGGTGAACGTGGCGTTAAATTATCCGGTGGTCAAAAACAAAGAATTGCCATTGCTAGAGCTTTTCTTCGAAATCCTAAGATTTTAATGCTCGATGAAGCCACTGCTAGTCTGGACTCAGAATCAGAGGAGAAAGTCCAACGTGCCTTAGATCAATTAATGATTGGGCGTACAACTTTAGTAATAGCACATCGACTATCTACAATCGTTGACGCAGATCAAATTTATTTTGTTGAACAGGGACACATTACTGGACACGGAACCCATAAAGAATTGATGCAGAATCACAAACTTTATGCCCAATACGTCAATGAACAAATGGTCAATTAG
- the rpmG gene encoding 50S ribosomal protein L33, with protein MRQNIILECSKTNERLYLTSKNKQNNPDRLELRKYSPKTRQKEIFKEVK; from the coding sequence ATGCGGCAAAATATTATTTTAGAATGTAGTAAGACGAATGAACGTCTCTATTTAACTAGCAAGAACAAACAAAATAACCCTGATCGTTTGGAATTAAGAAAATATTCACCAAAAACTAGACAAAAAGAAATTTTTAAAGAGGTAAAATAA
- a CDS encoding MarR family winged helix-turn-helix transcriptional regulator, with the protein MSQLTDDLMKQMRYINEAANYFMSQKKQKLTGQQRVLAILKLEDGLTQNYLAEVLDLRPSSLAELMKKMETKDLITRKEDSKDKRSKRVYLTAAGQAKAKENASLKNESYSETFLAGLNEDEKSQFSTYLQKISDGWDDDFKQNANKFVDPTDRFKAMLEMRDQMMKLHQDMSPEDISHMRHEMRKNLHNMPFDQNCMPDFGHRIHGHGRPDLRNDFWRGKEF; encoded by the coding sequence ATGAGTCAACTTACAGACGATCTAATGAAACAAATGCGATACATCAATGAAGCAGCCAATTACTTCATGAGTCAAAAGAAACAGAAATTAACTGGCCAACAAAGAGTTCTAGCTATTTTAAAACTTGAAGATGGACTAACTCAAAATTACTTAGCTGAGGTACTCGACCTCCGCCCTAGTTCTTTAGCTGAATTGATGAAGAAGATGGAAACTAAGGATTTGATCACTCGGAAAGAAGATTCTAAAGACAAACGTAGTAAACGTGTGTATTTAACTGCCGCTGGTCAAGCAAAAGCTAAAGAGAATGCTTCTTTAAAAAATGAAAGTTACAGTGAAACTTTTCTTGCTGGTTTAAACGAAGACGAAAAATCTCAATTCAGTACTTATCTTCAAAAAATCTCTGACGGTTGGGACGACGACTTTAAGCAAAATGCTAACAAGTTTGTCGACCCCACTGATCGTTTCAAGGCCATGTTAGAAATGCGTGATCAGATGATGAAATTACATCAGGATATGTCTCCAGAAGATATTTCCCATATGCGACATGAAATGAGAAAAAACTTACATAACATGCCTTTTGATCAAAATTGTATGCCTGATTTCGGTCACAGAATACATGGACATGGCCGTCCAGATTTACGAAACGACTTCTGGCGTGGCAAAGAATTTTAA
- a CDS encoding Cof-type HAD-IIB family hydrolase → MKQIKLILSDIDGTILDDKNMIDGGLKNNIQKLRQKKIPFILASARSPKGMVSIAKKLDVLDNPIACYNGALVVKNLQAEKYTTILSHELKISETQQILNILMNKFPRIAINLYSGSNWYVENIDKWVKIEADITKMVPIETDLTQLVAKDKIPVHKLLLIGETSEIKRVKQFLEEANYSDSSFYLSKDNYLEITNKQVSKEKALRELVNYYEINLSETMTLGDNFNDVPMLDLAGLGVAMQNAPEEVKHHAQVTTKSNNENGVSFAIKKYALKE, encoded by the coding sequence ATGAAGCAGATTAAATTAATTTTGAGCGACATTGATGGAACAATTCTTGATGATAAAAATATGATTGATGGTGGTTTAAAGAATAATATACAGAAATTACGACAAAAGAAGATTCCATTCATTTTAGCTTCAGCTCGATCTCCTAAAGGGATGGTATCCATTGCTAAAAAATTGGATGTATTAGATAACCCAATTGCTTGTTATAACGGTGCTTTAGTAGTTAAAAATCTTCAAGCAGAAAAATATACGACGATTTTGAGTCATGAATTAAAAATCTCGGAAACACAGCAGATATTAAATATTTTAATGAATAAATTTCCACGAATAGCAATTAATCTGTATTCTGGCTCAAATTGGTATGTGGAAAATATCGATAAATGGGTTAAAATTGAAGCAGATATTACAAAGATGGTTCCAATTGAAACTGATTTGACTCAATTGGTAGCAAAAGATAAAATCCCCGTGCATAAATTATTATTAATTGGTGAAACGTCTGAAATTAAAAGGGTAAAGCAGTTTTTGGAAGAAGCTAATTATTCTGACAGTTCATTTTATTTATCTAAAGATAATTATTTAGAGATTACTAATAAACAAGTATCTAAGGAAAAAGCTTTACGTGAATTGGTCAACTACTATGAAATCAATTTAAGTGAGACGATGACTCTAGGCGACAATTTTAATGATGTTCCAATGCTAGATTTAGCGGGATTAGGTGTAGCAATGCAAAATGCTCCAGAAGAAGTTAAGCATCACGCACAAGTAACGACTAAAAGTAATAATGAAAATGGAGTTTCTTTTGCTATTAAAAAATACGCATTAAAGGAGTAG